From one Bradyrhizobium sp. Ash2021 genomic stretch:
- a CDS encoding ATP-binding protein: protein MSDEAFAPLRGASAPEPAEKTRKLIPVLPVPADAPRPPAHSLGVAAQTWRYLNASGALLGFVHRFDGAAGDKQFRPQTLWRNRHSGDLEWRFESWPAPRPLYSLDHLAARSSAPVVIVEGEKACDAARRLLPGHVLVTSPNGSKSAKKADWTPLKGRHVTIWPDADAAGLAYAQAVADSLSGLAASARIASPPANCAVGWDAADAEAEGWTERQTAAFLDGAAAVNNPTPDEAPAAGRKRETRSDALMAACGALDLWHDAALAPYASIEIKNHVEHWPLKSPAFKRWLANLSRLTTGQVISGSVLDDVIRNLEAIAINDGPRRQAWLRVGRLDECIYIDLCDEAWRAVEVTAQGWRVLDRPPVKFIRTPAMRALPEPEPGECIDILRGLVNVKSDDDFKLAVAFLVATLRDRGPYPVLVVNGEQGTGKSVFSRMICSLVDPNAAPIRAAPKDERDLIVGAMNRRVLAFDNLSAVPNWLSDGLCRVSTGGGFSTRQLHTDSDELICEVQCPVILNGIPSLTDRADLADRALNVHLRVIPEAERQPEDQLWAAYEKQQPLILGALLDAVSAAMRNIATVKLDRLPRMADFMRWVSAASPGLGWENGEFVKAYYRNRAEVAEGAFEADAVAVSIRDFMSNNPEGWTGTPTELLGLLSARASDSVRKSRAWPATAQGLGNRIVRAAPLLRAKGFIVERKHSENRLITIVAPRDDIVPI, encoded by the coding sequence ATGAGTGATGAAGCCTTCGCGCCGCTCCGGGGTGCATCCGCGCCCGAGCCGGCCGAAAAAACGCGCAAGCTTATTCCCGTTCTACCGGTACCGGCCGATGCGCCGCGCCCACCGGCGCATTCGCTCGGGGTCGCCGCCCAGACCTGGCGCTACCTCAATGCCTCCGGCGCGCTCTTGGGCTTCGTGCATCGTTTCGATGGTGCCGCTGGCGACAAGCAATTCCGGCCGCAGACGCTTTGGCGCAACCGGCACAGCGGCGATCTCGAATGGCGGTTCGAATCGTGGCCGGCGCCGAGGCCGCTGTACAGTCTCGATCATCTTGCCGCGCGATCATCCGCTCCCGTGGTGATAGTCGAGGGTGAAAAGGCCTGTGACGCCGCCCGCCGGCTTCTGCCCGGCCACGTCCTCGTCACGAGCCCGAATGGATCAAAAAGCGCCAAGAAGGCCGACTGGACCCCGCTTAAAGGTCGCCACGTGACTATTTGGCCCGACGCCGACGCGGCCGGGCTGGCCTACGCGCAGGCGGTAGCGGATTCTCTGAGCGGGTTGGCGGCATCGGCGCGCATCGCGTCGCCGCCGGCTAACTGCGCCGTTGGCTGGGATGCCGCCGATGCCGAGGCCGAGGGCTGGACGGAGCGCCAAACCGCCGCTTTTCTCGACGGCGCGGCGGCGGTAAATAATCCTACGCCGGATGAGGCGCCGGCTGCGGGACGCAAGCGCGAGACTCGCAGCGATGCGTTGATGGCCGCCTGCGGCGCCCTCGATCTGTGGCACGACGCGGCCTTGGCGCCTTACGCTTCGATCGAGATCAAAAATCACGTTGAGCATTGGCCGCTGAAATCGCCGGCGTTCAAACGGTGGCTCGCTAACCTATCGCGGCTCACAACCGGCCAGGTGATCAGCGGCTCGGTACTCGACGACGTAATCCGCAATCTTGAAGCGATCGCGATTAACGATGGGCCACGGCGGCAGGCGTGGCTTCGCGTCGGGCGCCTCGACGAATGCATCTATATCGATCTCTGCGACGAGGCCTGGCGCGCGGTGGAGGTCACCGCGCAAGGGTGGCGCGTACTGGACCGGCCGCCGGTGAAGTTCATCCGCACGCCGGCGATGCGCGCGCTGCCAGAGCCGGAGCCGGGGGAGTGTATCGATATCCTTCGGGGCTTGGTGAATGTAAAAAGCGACGACGATTTCAAGCTGGCCGTTGCGTTCTTGGTCGCCACACTTCGCGATCGTGGGCCGTATCCCGTTCTCGTGGTGAACGGCGAACAAGGAACCGGCAAGAGTGTGTTCTCGCGCATGATCTGCTCGCTTGTCGATCCGAACGCGGCGCCGATTCGCGCCGCTCCGAAAGACGAGCGGGATTTGATTGTCGGCGCCATGAACCGGCGCGTTCTCGCCTTCGATAATCTGTCGGCCGTGCCGAACTGGTTAAGCGATGGCCTTTGCCGCGTCTCTACGGGTGGCGGCTTTTCGACTCGGCAATTGCACACCGACTCGGACGAACTGATTTGCGAGGTTCAATGCCCCGTTATTCTCAACGGGATTCCGTCGCTCACTGACCGCGCCGACCTCGCCGACCGCGCCCTCAATGTTCATCTTAGGGTCATTCCGGAGGCGGAACGGCAGCCGGAGGATCAACTGTGGGCTGCCTACGAAAAGCAGCAACCCTTGATCCTGGGCGCGCTGCTCGATGCCGTGAGTGCCGCGATGCGCAACATCGCCACCGTGAAGCTTGATCGTCTGCCACGCATGGCGGATTTCATGCGGTGGGTCTCGGCGGCTTCGCCCGGTCTCGGGTGGGAGAATGGCGAGTTCGTCAAGGCCTACTATCGTAACCGCGCCGAGGTCGCAGAAGGCGCGTTCGAAGCGGATGCGGTGGCGGTGTCGATCCGCGACTTCATGAGCAACAACCCCGAGGGTTGGACCGGCACGCCGACCGAATTGCTTGGGCTTCTTTCGGCGCGCGCAAGCGATAGCGTTCGAAAGTCGAGAGCCTGGCCGGCGACCGCTCAAGGCCTCGGCAACCGCATCGTGCGTGCCGCACCGCTGTTGCGTGCCAAGGGCTTTATTGTGGAGCGCAAACATTCGGAAAACCGACTGATTACCATCGTTGCACCGCGTGACGATATCGTTCCCATTTAA
- a CDS encoding ATP-binding protein, translated as MRPVTEWEESDLDELHRGEIMESLTLEYKDSRVLDNKVYQQGELFKDVSAFANSAGGILIFGMKESGHLPTGTDDGVDPSKIKREWLENILTSNIQPKIENLLIKQVILTSKATGNVAYVLDIPQAKSRSPHQGPEHKYYKRYNFKADPMEDYEVRDLMRRGIEYGRKYGAALDFYVEVARLCSASGARAAAGSASLDANRAIIGVSPDLRTAGSVLVLMSPYLRKSVAEMIMKVDAYNSGVEARGGVNIILDSSARDQLLQIRTLGDEICTHLQVILDQEP; from the coding sequence ATGAGACCCGTGACCGAATGGGAAGAGAGCGATTTAGACGAATTGCATCGCGGTGAGATCATGGAAAGTCTCACGCTCGAATACAAGGACTCCCGCGTTCTAGATAACAAGGTGTACCAGCAGGGAGAGCTATTCAAGGATGTCTCTGCGTTCGCGAATTCCGCCGGAGGCATTCTAATCTTCGGAATGAAGGAAAGCGGGCATCTGCCGACCGGTACAGACGACGGCGTCGATCCGTCGAAGATCAAGAGGGAGTGGTTGGAAAATATTCTTACGTCGAACATCCAGCCTAAGATCGAAAACTTGCTTATCAAGCAGGTGATCCTCACCAGCAAGGCTACCGGGAACGTCGCGTATGTCCTGGACATCCCGCAAGCAAAGTCTCGCAGTCCGCACCAAGGACCCGAGCACAAGTACTACAAGCGGTACAACTTCAAGGCGGACCCGATGGAGGACTACGAGGTACGGGACCTCATGCGGCGCGGGATCGAGTACGGCCGCAAGTACGGCGCCGCTTTAGATTTCTACGTCGAGGTTGCGCGGCTTTGTTCCGCGTCCGGAGCGAGGGCGGCCGCCGGGTCGGCGTCTCTTGATGCTAACAGAGCGATAATTGGCGTTTCGCCTGATCTTCGGACGGCGGGCAGCGTGCTAGTGCTGATGAGCCCGTACCTTAGAAAGTCAGTCGCCGAAATGATTATGAAGGTGGATGCCTACAATTCGGGGGTGGAGGCGCGCGGTGGCGTCAACATTATCCTCGACAGTTCTGCGCGCGATCAGTTGTTACAAATTAGAACGCTTGGTGATGAGATATGCACGCACCTTCAAGTTATCCTGGACCAAGAACCATAA